TTTGCCTACCTGCATGACGACGTGGTTGCCGACGTCCTGCTTTTCCACATGGTAGGCTTCTCACGCGTTTCAGAGCGGCTGGAATTCAAGCCGACGATCGCGACGAACGGAACGCTGCAGCTTTCTGAGATAAAAATAAAGTAATTGTTCCGTGGCGGGCTATTCTCGTCGTGCACAACAGCAATCGAGGTGGCGGACCTAATCCGCCGCCCAGATCCCCTTGAGGATGCCATGCTGAGATTTATTCGACAACGTGCTGTGGCCAGTCTGATCTCTCTTGTCGGACTGCTCGTCATGGTCTTCTTCCTCTCGCGCCTGACAGGCGATCCGGCTGCTCTGTTTCTGCCGGTTGAGGCGTCTGCGGAGATGAAGCAGCAGTTTCGCGAACTTCATGGCCTGAATGATCCTCTTTTGGAGCAGTTTGGCCGTTATGTCGGTGACGTCGTGACCGGCGATTTCGGAGAATCGTTGCGCAAGGCGCGCCCGGCGCTGGATATCGTGCTTGAAGCCTTCACCTGGACGCTTTGGCTTGCGCTGATCACCATGTCTCTGGTGACCGGTTCTGCAATCGTCGTCGGCTCCCTTGCCGCGTTCCGTGCCGGTGGCTTCTTCGACCGTTTCTCGTCACTGATTTCGCTTGTGGGTGCGTCCGTTCCCGATTTCTGGCTGGCCATCGTTGCGATCGTGGTGTTTTCCGTCAATCTCGCCTGGTTGCCGACCTCCGGGACAGGGTCACTGTTGCACTGGATCCTGCCGATCTCGGTCCTTTTCATCCGGCCGTTCGGCATTATCGTCCAG
The sequence above is drawn from the Pararhizobium qamdonense genome and encodes:
- a CDS encoding ABC transporter permease; this encodes MLRFIRQRAVASLISLVGLLVMVFFLSRLTGDPAALFLPVEASAEMKQQFRELHGLNDPLLEQFGRYVGDVVTGDFGESLRKARPALDIVLEAFTWTLWLALITMSLVTGSAIVVGSLAAFRAGGFFDRFSSLISLVGASVPDFWLAIVAIVVFSVNLAWLPTSGTGSLLHWILPISVLFIRPFGIIVQVVRGSMIGALSSAYVKTARAKGVKSAPIIFVHALRNAMLPVITVIGDQAAGLLNGAVIVETIFGFPGVGKLMIDSILQRDFNVVLAAILVTALAIFLMNVLIDIAYALLDPRIRH